A DNA window from Camelina sativa cultivar DH55 chromosome 17, Cs, whole genome shotgun sequence contains the following coding sequences:
- the LOC104755392 gene encoding multiple organellar RNA editing factor 9, chloroplastic: protein MASFTTSSSSSLLPKTLLPVSHLNRFATPSGIRVGGGDTWTPLLRSISAVGSRRRVAIVKAATVDSDYSSKRGSGNEQRETIMLPGCDYNHWLIVMEFPKDPAPTRDQMIDTYLNTLATVLGSMEEAKKNMYAFSTTTYTGFQCTIDEETSEKFKGLPGVLWVLPDSYIDVKNKDYGGDKYINGEIIPCTYPTYQPKQRNNTKYQSKRYERKRDGPPPPEQRKPRQEPAASDSS from the exons ATGGCGTCCTtcacaacatcttcttcttcttcgcttctcCCCAAAACCCTACTCCCCGTAAGCCACCTGAATCGTTTCGCTACACCTTCCGGTATCCGCGTTGGAGGAGGAGATACATGGACTCCTCTGCTCCGGAGCATCTCCGCCGTTGGGTCTCGGCGTCGTGTGGCGATTGTCAAAGCTGCGACGGTTGATTCGGATTACTCTTCGAAACGGGGTAGTGGTAATGAGCAGAGAGAGACGATTATGCTACCTGGTTGCGATTACAATCATTGGCTTATTGTAATGGAGTTTCCCAAGGATCCTGCTCCTACTAGAGACCAGATGATTGATACTTATCTTAACACTCTTGCTACTGTTCTTGGAAG CATGGAAGAGGCAAAGAAGAACATGTATGCATTCAGTACTACCACGTATACTGGCTTTCAATGCACCATTGACGAAGAAACATCTGAGAAGTTTAAGG GTTTGCCTGGAGTTCTCTGGGTTTTGCCTGACTCCTACATAGATGTCAAGAACAAAGACTACGGAG gtGACAAGTACATCAATGGAGAGATTATCCCTTGCACATACCCCACATACCAACCAAAGCAGCGCAATAACACAAAGTATCAAAGTAAGAGGTacgaaagaaagagagatggtcCTCCACCTCCTGAACAGAGGAAACCAAGACAAGAACCAGCCGCCTCTGATTCCTCTTAA
- the LOC104755390 gene encoding LOW QUALITY PROTEIN: DUF724 domain-containing protein 2 (The sequence of the model RefSeq protein was modified relative to this genomic sequence to represent the inferred CDS: substituted 1 base at 1 genomic stop codon) has protein sequence MEKMVEFIRKDCKVEVSLEGNVMFNGSYYKAIPEEDPAESGDKKIKVRFLTLLKKDRSGPLMKSVDKRFIRPVPPENLNDGVVFEEGLMVDAYIKDGWWTGVVVKTLEEDGKYLVYFDSRPDVIQFEKKQLRVHLDWTGFKWVRPNNKELVKSVFSCGTMVEYRVDFAWRPAIIIKELENEKRFIVXYDYDKSFRCIVDSRSVRPPQPSFSVGEYDLLDHVEAFNDFRWREGVVRGIVFEGRYMVSFGDSKEALQFSHSNLRPPMEWEDGVWHKRTKPKRQKETPLETKNVQTKAPPGFERADDVVNDKESRSHVSPESTKNQNGLGNESTRENMPKEHNSQVYTRKRKRGQLEDSSDLNETEMVFPFAKKSPLWKTYESTEVFKRVPQSPHFSPLSNTKEDFREGQALGLMVTYSLLLEKYKDLETDVSVSQLHSLKDSFSELEKYGFNVATALSRIDKVLALKDRQLHILEELKGLDKERTDESSNNRKAKLEFDEMERKILEVKQKMLELLRQEAALKEKKDASNKKICQIESCARDLGVQLENVEFEFETTLSAPW, from the exons ATGGAGAAAATGGTGGAATTCATTAGAAAAGACTGTAAAGTAGAAGTCTCTTTGGAAGGAAACGTAATGTTTAATGGTTCTTATTACAAAGCGATTCCGGAAGAAGATCCAGCTGAATCAGGAGACAAAAAGATCAAAGTTCGTTTCTTGACGCTGCTCAAGAAAGACCGTTCGGGTCCTCTTATGAAATCCGTCGATAAGAGGTTTATTCGACCAGTCCCACCTGAGAATCTGAACGACGGCGTCGTTTTTGAAGAAGGTTTGATGGTCGACGCTTACATTAAAGATGGGTGGTGGACTGGTGTGGTAGTGAAAACGCTGGAGGAGGATGGCAAGTATTTGGTTTACTTCGATTCCCGACCTGACGTTATCCAGTTCGAGAAAAAGCAATTGAGGGTTCATCTTGATTGGACCGGCTTCAAATGGGTCCGACCTAATAATAAG GAATTGGTCAAGTCTGTTTTTAGTTGCGGGACAATGGTGGAATATAGAGTTGATTTTGCCTGGCGTCCGGCAATTATTATCAAGGAATTGGAGAATGAGAAGAGATTTATTGTTTAGTACGACTATGATAAATCCTTCAGATGCATCGTTGATTCTCGAAGTGTCAGGCCTCCGCAGCCTTCTTTTTCTGTTGGAGAGTATGATTTGTTGGATCATGTTGAGGCGTTTAACGACTTTAGGTGGCGTGAAGGTGTGGTGAGGGGAATTGTCTTTGAGGGACGATACATGGTAAGTTTCGGGGATTCAAAGGAGGCTTTACAATTCAGTCACTCTAATCTTAGGCCTCCAATGGAGTGGGAAGATGGAGTTTGGCATAAAAGAACTAAG CCAAAACGCCAAAAAGAAACTCCTTTAGAAACTAAAAATGTGCAGACAAAGGCACCGCCGGGATTTGAGAGGGCTGATGATGTAGTAAATG ATAAAGAATCTCGCTCACATGTGTCCCCTGAGTCCACGAAGAATCAGAATGGCTTGGGAAATGAGTCAACTCGAGAAAAT ATGCCTAAGGAGCATAACAGCCAAGTCTACACTCGGAAGAGGAAAAGAGGACAACTAGAAGACAGTTCAGACCTCAATGAGACTG AAATGGTTTTTCCTTTTGCAAAGAAGTCACCGCTTTGGAAGACATATGAATCAACAGAGGTCTTCAAGAGAGTACCACAAAGTCCACATTTCAGCCCATTGTCAAATACTAAAGAAGATTTCCGTGAAGGGCAAGCATTAGGTCTGATGGTGACTTATTCTCTGTTACTGGAGAAATATAAAGATCTTGAAACCGACGTTTCTGTAAGCCAACTACATAGCCTCAAAGATTCCTTTTCAGAGCTAGAGAAATACGGTTTCAATGTTGCAACGGCTTTATCACGGATTGACAAGGTGTTGGCACTCAAAGATAGACAACTACATATATTGGAGGAACTAAAAGGTCTTGACAAAGAGAGGACAGATGAATCTAGCAATAATCGCAAGGCTAAACTAGAGTTTGATGAGATGGAACGAAAAATTCTTGAGGTGAAACAGAAGATGCTCGAGCTGCTGAGACAAGAAGCGGCtctgaaagagaaaaaggatgCATCCAACAAAAAGATATGTCAGATTGAGTCATGTGCAAGAGATCTCGGTGTCCAGCTTGAAAATGTGGAGTTTGAGTTTGAGACGACTTTGTCGGCTCCTTGGTAa
- the LOC104755393 gene encoding uncharacterized protein LOC104755393 has translation MANFYENYQIPYDFDQVNNLYDHNYYHQPQQQFGLEPMSYNNFNWNGSESEPTSATVAYSAYDPMSYNNYNCNGSESEPTSATVAYSAYDPMSYNIYNWNGSETETTSAYVAYSVSTMSEPKHLFYDPNLYTTYESPPQFMIHRSVASALDFNEPEFDEYDPTPYGGGYDVVATYGKPLPPSVETCYPCSTAPHAKAPSPPEIIAPVPLGIYDGGQKNVVKKRVTFAEPVEEARPMETIKEEEKVDDEESEEEGDESEDDDEDDEEEVEEDHSSSYGNEKEDHSSSYGAEKPETVDKAEVKALYIPSGYGLEATDLCEVIFGGYFPCVLRNKRRQEDEKDRAAAAVSCWESNSDPWKTTSDYLFGDSYPYGHENRTERNQFEISSYGYRRY, from the coding sequence ATGGCTAATTTCTATGAGAATTACCAAATCCCCTACGACTTCGATCAGGTTAATAATCTCTACGATCACAATTATTATCATCAACCACAACAACAGTTTGGTTTGGAACCaatgagttataataattttaactgGAATGGATCTGAGTCTGAACCAACCTCTGCAACTGTTGCTTACTCTGCTTATGATCCaatgagttataataattataactGCAATGGATCTGAGTCTGAACCAACCTCTGCAACCGTTGCTTACTCTGCTTATGATCCaatgagttataatatttataactGGAATGGATCAGAGACTGAGACAACCTCTGCATATGTTGCATACTCTGTTTCAACCATGTCTGAGCCTAAACACTTGTTCTATGATCCGAATCTCTACACAACATACGAGTCCCCTCCTCAGTTTATGATCCATCGCTCTGTAGCTTCTGCTCTGGACTTCAACGAGCCTGAATTCGACGAGTACGATCCAACGCCGTACGGTGGTGGCTACGATGTCGTTGCAACCTACGGAAAACCTCTTCCTCCATCGGTGGAGACTTGTTACCCTTGTTCAACCGCTCCTCACGCGAAAGCTCCCTCTCCTCCTGAGATTATCGCTCCTGTGCCTCTTGGAATTTATGATGGTGGTCAAAAGAATGTTGTCAAGAAACGTGTAACTTTTGCTGAACCGGTAGAAGAAGCCAGACCAATGGAAaccatcaaagaagaagaaaaagtagatgatgaagaaagtgaggaagaaggagatgaaagcgaagatgatgatgaagatgatgaagaagaagtagaagaagatcaCAGTTCAAGCTATGGAAATGAGAAAGAAGATCACAGTTCAAGCTATGGAGCTGAGAAACCTGAAACTGTAGATAAAGCAGAAGTGAAAGCTCTTTATATTCCGTCTGGTTACGGTTTAGAAGCGACGGATCTCTGCGAGGTTATATTCGGAGGTTACTTTCCTTGTGTTTTACGTAACAAAAGACGTCAGGAAGACGAAAAAGATCGTGCGGCTGCTGCTGTTTCTTGCTGGGAAAGCAATTCTGATCCGTGGAAGACGACTTCCGATTACCTTTTCGGGGATTCGTATCCGTACGGTCACGAGAACCGGACAGAAAGAAATCAGTTTGAGATCTCCTCCTACGGTTACCGGAGGTATTAA
- the LOC104759176 gene encoding G-type lectin S-receptor-like serine/threonine-protein kinase At1g11410 isoform X2, whose protein sequence is MLLVELRPTWLLIRHIIYTFQQTLIRNQQRMKIFFIFFIFLLSLLFQSCLSDNTIQRRQSLKDGDVVFSEGKRFSFGFFSLGNSKLRYVGIWYAQVSEQTVVWVANRDHPINDTSGLIKFSSRGNLCVYASVNGTEPLWSTGVIDMISEPALVAKLTDLGNLVLLDPVTGKSFWESFNHPTNTLLPFMKFGFTRQDDVDRIMTSWRSPGDPGPGNITYRIERRGFPQMMMYKGPTLWWRTGSWTGQRWSGVPEMTNKFIFNVSFVSNPDEVSITYGVLDASVITRMVLNETGTLQRFSWNGREKRWIGFWSAPEDKCDVYNHCGFNGYCDSTSTDKFECSCLPGYEPRTPRDWFLRDASDGCARIKAASICNGKEGFAKLKRVKIPNTSSVNVDMNITLKECEQRCLKNCSCVAYASAYHESEDGEKGCLTWHGNMLDTRTYLSSGQDFYLRVDKAELARWNGNGSSGKRRLFVILISLAVVVMLLMITLFCFIRKRRHSIRRRKTSRSFAPSSFDLEDSFILEELEDKSRSRELPLFELSTIAAATNNFAFQNKLGAGGFGPVYKGVLQNGMEIAVKRLSKNSGQGMEEFKNEVKLISKLQHRNLVRILGCCVEFEEKMLVYEYLPNKSLDYFVFHEEQRAELDWPKRMGIIRGIARGVLYLHQDSRLRIIHRDLKASNVLLDNEMIPKIADFGLARIFGGNQIEGSTNRVVGTYGYMSPEYAMDGQFSIKSDVYSFGVLILEIVTGKKNSAFYEESLNLVKHIWDLWEKGQATEIIDNLMGEETYDESEVMKCIHIGLLCVQENASDRPDMSSVVFMLGHNAIDLPSPKHPAFTAGRRRNVKSGGSSDNWPTGETGSTVNDVTLSDVQGR, encoded by the exons ATGTTGTTAGTTGAGTTGAGACCCACTTGGCTTTTAATAAGACACATCATTTATACGTTTCAGCAAACTCTGATCAGAAACCAACAAAGAATGAagatctttttcatctttttcattttcttattatcCCTCTTGTTCCAATCTTGTCTCTCTGACAACACGATCCAGAGAAGACAGTCTTTGAAAGATGGTGATGTTGTGTTCTCTGAAGGAAAGAGATTTTCTTTTGGATTCTTCAGCCTTGGGAATTCAAAGCTCAGGTATGTTGGGATTTGGTATGCTCAAGTCTCTGAGCAGACTGTTGTATGGGTTGCAAACAGAGACCATCCTATTAATGACACATCTGGTCTGATAAAGTTCAGTAGCAGAGGGAATCTTTGTGTGTATGCATCTGTCAATGGCACAGAGCCTCTCTGGTCTACTGGTGTTATCGATATGATTTCAGAACCGGCTTTAGTTGCGAAGCTAACTGATTTAGGCAACCTTGTTCTGCTTGATCCTGTCACAGGGAAAAGTTTCTGGGAGAGCTTTAATCATCCTACAAACACTTTGCTTCCTTTTATGAAGTTTGGATTCACTCGTCAAGATGATGTGGATCGTATTATGACATCGTGGAGATCACCTGGTGACCCTGGTCCTGGAAACATTACATACCGGATAGAACGTAGAGGGTTTCCTCAAATGATGATGTACAAGGGTCCGACTCTGTGGTGGCGTACTGGGTCATGGACAGGACAGAGATGGAGCGGTGTGCCTGAAATGACAAACAAGTTTATCTTCAATGTCTCGTTTGTGAGTAACCCGGATGAAGTATCAATCACTTATGGAGTGTTGGATGCTTCAGTTATAACACGGATGGTGCTAAACGAGACGGGAACTCTGCAACGGTTCAGCTGGAACGGGAGGGAGAAGAGATGGATCGGGTTCTGGTCAGCTCCTGAGGATAAGTGTGAC GTCTACAACCACTGTGGCTTTAACGGTTACTGCGATTCCACCAGTACAGACAAGTTTGAGTGCTCTTGCTTACCAGGGTACGAGCCTAGGACACCCCGAGATTGGTTCTTGAGGGATGCTTCGGATGGGTGCGCGAGGATAAAAGCAGCTTCGATATGTAATGGGAAAGAAGGGTTTGCAAAGTTGAAGCGAGTGAAGATTCCAAATACATCATCTGTAAATGTTGATATGAACATAACATTGAAGGAATGCGAACAGAGGTGCTTGAAGAACTGTTCTTGTGTCGCTTATGCGAGCGCTTACCACGAGAGCGAAGACGGAGAAAAAGGGTGCTTGACATGGCACGGTAATATGTTGGATACAAGGACCTACTTGAGCTCGGGACAAGACTTCTACCTACGCGTTGATAAGGCAGAGTTAG CACGGTGGAATGGAAATGGCTCATCAGGGAAGAGGAGACTTTTTGTAATCCTCATCAGTTTGGCTGTAGTCGTGATGTTACTAATGATcactttgttctgtttcataAGGAAACGACGAC ATTCTATTAGGCGTAGAAAAACTTCAAGAAGCTTCGCTCCGAGCTCTTTTGATCTTGAAGACTCATTCATACTTGAAGAGCTTGAGGACAAATCTAGAAGCCGGGAGTTGCCTCTCTTTGAGCTTAGCACGATTGCTGCAGCAACGAATAACTTCGCTTTTCAAAACAAGCTTGGAGCAGGTGGGTTTGGACCTGTTTATAAG GGCGTGTTACAAAATGGCATGGAGATAGCAGTGAAGAGGTTATCGAAAAACTCGGGCCAAGGAATggaagagttcaagaacgaggtCAAGTTGATATCGAAGTTGCAGCATCGAAATCTCgtgaggatcttaggatgttgTGTTGAATTTGAAGAGAAGATGTTGGTATACGAGTATTTACCAAACAAGAGCCTAGACTATTTCGTATTCC ATGAAGAGCAGAGAGCGGAGTTGGACTGGCCAAAACGAATGGGGATAATCCGCGGGATTGCTCGTGGAGTCTtgtatcttcatcaagattcaagacTGAGGATCATCCACAGAGACCTCAAGGCCAGCAATGTACTTCTTGACAACGAAATGATACCGAAGATTGCGGATTTTGGCCTGGCTAGAATCTTTGGGGGTAACCAAATCGAAGGAAGCACAAATCGAGTCGTTGGAACATA CGGGTACATGTCACCAGAGTATGCAATGGACGGCCAGTTCTCTATTAAATCAGACGTCTACAGCTTTGGAGTATTGATCTTAGAGATCGTAACGGGAAAGAAGAATAGTGCTTTCTATGAGGAATCTTTGAATCTAGTGAAACAT ATTTGGGATCTATGGGAAAAAGGTCAAGCAACGGAGATCATAGACAACTTAATGGGTGAAGAGACTTATGATGAGAGCGAAGTAATGAAGTGCATACACATTGGGTTACTTTGCGTGCAAGAAAACGCTTCGGACAGACCAGACATGTCCTCTGTTGTCTTCATGTTAGGTCATAACGCCATTGATCTTCCATCTCCGAAGCATCCTGCGTTTACAGCGGGAAGGAGGAGAAACGTCAAAAGTGGCGGCAGCTCAGATAATTGGCCCACCGGAGAAACCGGTAGTACTGTTAATGACGTTACTCTCTCCGATGTCCAAGGTCGTTAA
- the LOC104759176 gene encoding G-type lectin S-receptor-like serine/threonine-protein kinase At1g11410 isoform X1 gives MLLVELRPTWLLIRHIIYTFQQTLIRNQQRMKIFFIFFIFLLSLLFQSCLSDNTIQRRQSLKDGDVVFSEGKRFSFGFFSLGNSKLRYVGIWYAQVSEQTVVWVANRDHPINDTSGLIKFSSRGNLCVYASVNGTEPLWSTGVIDMISEPALVAKLTDLGNLVLLDPVTGKSFWESFNHPTNTLLPFMKFGFTRQDDVDRIMTSWRSPGDPGPGNITYRIERRGFPQMMMYKGPTLWWRTGSWTGQRWSGVPEMTNKFIFNFIFNVSFVSNPDEVSITYGVLDASIITRMVLNETGTLQRFSWNGRDKRWIGFWSAPEDKCDVYNHCGFNGYCDSTSTDKFECSCLPGYEPRTPRDWFLRDASDGCARIKAASICNGKEGFAKLKRVKIPNTSSVNVDMNITLKECEQRCLKNCSCVAYASAYHESEDGEKGCLTWHGNMLDTRTYLSSGQDFYLRVDKAELARWNGNGSSGKRRLFVILISLAVVVMLLMITLFCFIRKRRHSIRRRKTSRSFAPSSFDLEDSFILEELEDKSRSRELPLFELSTIAAATNNFAFQNKLGAGGFGPVYKGVLQNGMEIAVKRLSKNSGQGMEEFKNEVKLISKLQHRNLVRILGCCVEFEEKMLVYEYLPNKSLDYFVFHEEQRAELDWPKRMGIIRGIARGVLYLHQDSRLRIIHRDLKASNVLLDNEMIPKIADFGLARIFGGNQIEGSTNRVVGTYGYMSPEYAMDGQFSIKSDVYSFGVLILEIVTGKKNSAFYEESLNLVKHIWDLWEKGQATEIIDNLMGEETYDESEVMKCIHIGLLCVQENASDRPDMSSVVFMLGHNAIDLPSPKHPAFTAGRRRNVKSGGSSDNWPTGETGSTVNDVTLSDVQGR, from the exons ATGTTGTTAGTTGAGTTGAGACCCACTTGGCTTTTAATAAGACACATCATTTATACGTTTCAGCAAACTCTGATCAGAAACCAACAAAGAATGAagatctttttcatctttttcattttcttattatcCCTCTTGTTCCAATCTTGTCTCTCTGACAACACGATCCAGAGAAGACAGTCTTTGAAAGATGGTGATGTTGTGTTCTCTGAAGGAAAGAGATTTTCTTTTGGATTCTTCAGCCTTGGGAATTCAAAGCTCAGGTATGTTGGGATTTGGTATGCTCAAGTCTCTGAGCAGACTGTTGTATGGGTTGCAAACAGAGACCATCCTATTAATGACACATCTGGTCTGATAAAGTTCAGTAGCAGAGGGAATCTTTGTGTGTATGCATCTGTCAATGGCACAGAGCCTCTCTGGTCTACTGGTGTTATCGATATGATTTCAGAACCGGCTTTAGTTGCGAAGCTAACTGATTTAGGCAACCTTGTTCTGCTTGATCCTGTCACAGGGAAAAGTTTCTGGGAGAGCTTTAATCATCCTACAAACACTTTGCTTCCTTTTATGAAGTTTGGATTCACTCGTCAAGATGATGTGGATCGTATTATGACATCGTGGAGATCACCTGGTGACCCTGGTCCTGGAAACATTACATACCGGATAGAACGTAGAGGGTTTCCTCAAATGATGATGTACAAGGGTCCGACTCTGTGGTGGCGTACTGGGTCATGGACAGGACAGAGATGGAGCGGTGTGCCTGAAATGACAAACAAGTTTATCTTCAAT TTTATCTTCAATGTCTCGTTTGTGAGTAATCCGGATGAAGTATCAATCACTTATGGAGTGTTGGATGCTTCAATTATAACACGGATGGTGCTTAACGAGACGGGAACTCTTCAACGGTTCAGCTGGAACGGGAGGGATAAGAGATGGATCGGGTTCTGGTCAGCTCCAGAAGACAAGTGTGACGTCTACAACCACTGTGGCTTTAACGGTTACTGCGATTCCACCAGTACAGACAAGTTTGAGTGCTCTTGCTTACCAGGGTACGAGCCTAGGACACCCCGAGATTGGTTCTTGAGGGATGCTTCGGATGGGTGCGCGAGGATAAAAGCAGCTTCGATATGTAATGGGAAAGAAGGGTTTGCAAAGTTGAAGCGAGTGAAGATTCCAAATACATCATCTGTAAATGTTGATATGAACATAACATTGAAGGAATGCGAACAGAGGTGCTTGAAGAACTGTTCTTGTGTCGCTTATGCGAGCGCTTACCACGAGAGCGAAGACGGAGAAAAAGGGTGCTTGACATGGCACGGTAATATGTTGGATACAAGGACCTACTTGAGCTCGGGACAAGACTTCTACCTACGCGTTGATAAGGCAGAGTTAG CACGGTGGAATGGAAATGGCTCATCAGGGAAGAGGAGACTTTTTGTAATCCTCATCAGTTTGGCTGTAGTCGTGATGTTACTAATGATcactttgttctgtttcataAGGAAACGACGAC ATTCTATTAGGCGTAGAAAAACTTCAAGAAGCTTCGCTCCGAGCTCTTTTGATCTTGAAGACTCATTCATACTTGAAGAGCTTGAGGACAAATCTAGAAGCCGGGAGTTGCCTCTCTTTGAGCTTAGCACGATTGCTGCAGCAACGAATAACTTCGCTTTTCAAAACAAGCTTGGAGCAGGTGGGTTTGGACCTGTTTATAAG GGCGTGTTACAAAATGGCATGGAGATAGCAGTGAAGAGGTTATCGAAAAACTCGGGCCAAGGAATggaagagttcaagaacgaggtCAAGTTGATATCGAAGTTGCAGCATCGAAATCTCgtgaggatcttaggatgttgTGTTGAATTTGAAGAGAAGATGTTGGTATACGAGTATTTACCAAACAAGAGCCTAGACTATTTCGTATTCC ATGAAGAGCAGAGAGCGGAGTTGGACTGGCCAAAACGAATGGGGATAATCCGCGGGATTGCTCGTGGAGTCTtgtatcttcatcaagattcaagacTGAGGATCATCCACAGAGACCTCAAGGCCAGCAATGTACTTCTTGACAACGAAATGATACCGAAGATTGCGGATTTTGGCCTGGCTAGAATCTTTGGGGGTAACCAAATCGAAGGAAGCACAAATCGAGTCGTTGGAACATA CGGGTACATGTCACCAGAGTATGCAATGGACGGCCAGTTCTCTATTAAATCAGACGTCTACAGCTTTGGAGTATTGATCTTAGAGATCGTAACGGGAAAGAAGAATAGTGCTTTCTATGAGGAATCTTTGAATCTAGTGAAACAT ATTTGGGATCTATGGGAAAAAGGTCAAGCAACGGAGATCATAGACAACTTAATGGGTGAAGAGACTTATGATGAGAGCGAAGTAATGAAGTGCATACACATTGGGTTACTTTGCGTGCAAGAAAACGCTTCGGACAGACCAGACATGTCCTCTGTTGTCTTCATGTTAGGTCATAACGCCATTGATCTTCCATCTCCGAAGCATCCTGCGTTTACAGCGGGAAGGAGGAGAAACGTCAAAAGTGGCGGCAGCTCAGATAATTGGCCCACCGGAGAAACCGGTAGTACTGTTAATGACGTTACTCTCTCCGATGTCCAAGGTCGTTAA